A stretch of the Muntiacus reevesi chromosome 8, mMunRee1.1, whole genome shotgun sequence genome encodes the following:
- the FBXO25 gene encoding F-box only protein 25 isoform X1 — protein sequence MPFLGQDWRSPGWSWIKTEDGWKRCDAWSQELEGENSQCDIGHGIILNSEDEEIFSNEEHEYASKKRKKDHFRNDTNTQCFYRENWIYVHKESTRERHGYCTLGEAFNRLDFSSAIQDIRRFNYVVRLLQLIAKSQLTSLSGVAQKNYFNILDKIVQKVLGDHQNPRLIKDLLQDLSSTLCILIRGVGKSVLVGNINIWICRLETVLRWQQQLQNLQMTEQVDSGLTLSDLPVHMLSNILHRFSDGWDIVTLGQVTPTLFALSEDRQLWKKLCQYHFGEKQFCRHLILSEKGHVEWKLMYFALQKHYPTKEQYGDTLHFCRHCSILFWKDCRLALLLEDSGHPCTAADPDSCFTPVSPQHFIDLFKY from the exons ATGCCATTTTTGGGCCAGGACTGGAGATCTCCTGGATGGAGTTGGATCAAAACGGAAGACGGCTGGAAAAGATGTGATGCATGGAGCCAGGAACTTGAGGGAGAGAACAGCCAGTGTGACATTGGCCACGGCAT TATCTTAAATAGTGAAGATGAAGAAATATTCAGTAATGAAGAACACGAATATGcatccaaaaaaaggaaaaaggaccaTTTTAGAAATGACACAAATACTCAGT GTTTTTATCGTGAAAACTGGATCTATGTCCACAAAGAAAGCACAAGAGAA AGACACGGCTACTGTACTTTGGGAGAAGCTTTTAATCGCTTAGACTTCTCGAGTGCGATCCAGGACATTCGAAGGTTCAATTACGTGGTCAGG cTGTTGCAGCTGATTGCAAAGTCCCAGCTGACCTCGCTGAGTGGTGTGGCCCAGAAGAATTACTTCAACATCCTGGATAAGATCGTTCAGAAGG TTCTTGGTGACCACCAAAACCCTCGCCTGATCAAGGATCTTCTCCAAGACCTCAGCTCCACCCTGTGCATTCTGATCCGAGGAGTGGGGAAGTCCGTGCTGGTGGGAAACATCAACATCTGGATTTGCCGATTAGAGACTGTTCTCCGctggcagcagcagctgcagaatCTTCAGATGACTGAG CAGGTGGACAGCGGCCTGACGCTCAGCGACCTCCCTGTGCACATGCTCAGCAACATCCTGCACAGGTTCTCAGACGGGTGGGACATCGTCACCCTGGGCCAGGTGACCCCGACACTGTTCGCCCTCAGCGAGGACCGGCAGCTGTGGAAGAAGCTCTGCCAGTACCACTTTGGGGAGAAGCAG TTTTGTAGACACTTGATCCTTTCAGAAAAAGGTCACGTGGAGTGGAAGCTGATGTATTTTGCGCTTCAGAAGCACTACCCCACCAAGGAGCAGTACGGAGACACCCTGCACTTCTGCCGGCACTGCAGCATCCTCTTCTGGAAG GACTGCCGCCTTGCTTTATTACTCGAG GACTCGGGCCATCCCTGCACGGCCGCCGACCCGGACAGCTGCTTCACGCCTGTGTCCCCGCAGCACTTCATTGACCTTTTCAAGTACTGA
- the FBXO25 gene encoding F-box only protein 25 isoform X2, whose product MPFLGQDWRSPGWSWIKTEDGWKRCDAWSQELEGENSQCDIGHGIILNSEDEEIFSNEEHEYASKKRKKDHFRNDTNTQCFYRENWIYVHKESTRERHGYCTLGEAFNRLDFSSAIQDIRRFNYVVRLLQLIAKSQLTSLSGVAQKNYFNILDKIVQKVLGDHQNPRLIKDLLQDLSSTLCILIRGVGKSVLVGNINIWICRLETVLRWQQQLQNLQMTEVDSGLTLSDLPVHMLSNILHRFSDGWDIVTLGQVTPTLFALSEDRQLWKKLCQYHFGEKQFCRHLILSEKGHVEWKLMYFALQKHYPTKEQYGDTLHFCRHCSILFWKDCRLALLLEDSGHPCTAADPDSCFTPVSPQHFIDLFKY is encoded by the exons ATGCCATTTTTGGGCCAGGACTGGAGATCTCCTGGATGGAGTTGGATCAAAACGGAAGACGGCTGGAAAAGATGTGATGCATGGAGCCAGGAACTTGAGGGAGAGAACAGCCAGTGTGACATTGGCCACGGCAT TATCTTAAATAGTGAAGATGAAGAAATATTCAGTAATGAAGAACACGAATATGcatccaaaaaaaggaaaaaggaccaTTTTAGAAATGACACAAATACTCAGT GTTTTTATCGTGAAAACTGGATCTATGTCCACAAAGAAAGCACAAGAGAA AGACACGGCTACTGTACTTTGGGAGAAGCTTTTAATCGCTTAGACTTCTCGAGTGCGATCCAGGACATTCGAAGGTTCAATTACGTGGTCAGG cTGTTGCAGCTGATTGCAAAGTCCCAGCTGACCTCGCTGAGTGGTGTGGCCCAGAAGAATTACTTCAACATCCTGGATAAGATCGTTCAGAAGG TTCTTGGTGACCACCAAAACCCTCGCCTGATCAAGGATCTTCTCCAAGACCTCAGCTCCACCCTGTGCATTCTGATCCGAGGAGTGGGGAAGTCCGTGCTGGTGGGAAACATCAACATCTGGATTTGCCGATTAGAGACTGTTCTCCGctggcagcagcagctgcagaatCTTCAGATGACTGAG GTGGACAGCGGCCTGACGCTCAGCGACCTCCCTGTGCACATGCTCAGCAACATCCTGCACAGGTTCTCAGACGGGTGGGACATCGTCACCCTGGGCCAGGTGACCCCGACACTGTTCGCCCTCAGCGAGGACCGGCAGCTGTGGAAGAAGCTCTGCCAGTACCACTTTGGGGAGAAGCAG TTTTGTAGACACTTGATCCTTTCAGAAAAAGGTCACGTGGAGTGGAAGCTGATGTATTTTGCGCTTCAGAAGCACTACCCCACCAAGGAGCAGTACGGAGACACCCTGCACTTCTGCCGGCACTGCAGCATCCTCTTCTGGAAG GACTGCCGCCTTGCTTTATTACTCGAG GACTCGGGCCATCCCTGCACGGCCGCCGACCCGGACAGCTGCTTCACGCCTGTGTCCCCGCAGCACTTCATTGACCTTTTCAAGTACTGA
- the FBXO25 gene encoding F-box only protein 25 isoform X4: MPFLGQDWRSPGWSWIKTEDGWKRCDAWSQELEGENSQCDIGHGIILNSEDEEIFSNEEHEYASKKRKKDHFRNDTNTQCFYRENWIYVHKESTRERHGYCTLGEAFNRLDFSSAIQDIRRFNYVVRLLQLIAKSQLTSLSGVAQKNYFNILDKIVQKVLGDHQNPRLIKDLLQDLSSTLCILIRGVGKSVLVGNINIWICRLETVLRWQQQLQNLQMTEVDSGLTLSDLPVHMLSNILHRFSDGWDIVTLGQVTPTLFALSEDRQLWKKLCQYHFGEKQFCRHLILSEKGHVEWKLMYFALQKHYPTKEQYGDTLHFCRHCSILFWKDSGHPCTAADPDSCFTPVSPQHFIDLFKY, from the exons ATGCCATTTTTGGGCCAGGACTGGAGATCTCCTGGATGGAGTTGGATCAAAACGGAAGACGGCTGGAAAAGATGTGATGCATGGAGCCAGGAACTTGAGGGAGAGAACAGCCAGTGTGACATTGGCCACGGCAT TATCTTAAATAGTGAAGATGAAGAAATATTCAGTAATGAAGAACACGAATATGcatccaaaaaaaggaaaaaggaccaTTTTAGAAATGACACAAATACTCAGT GTTTTTATCGTGAAAACTGGATCTATGTCCACAAAGAAAGCACAAGAGAA AGACACGGCTACTGTACTTTGGGAGAAGCTTTTAATCGCTTAGACTTCTCGAGTGCGATCCAGGACATTCGAAGGTTCAATTACGTGGTCAGG cTGTTGCAGCTGATTGCAAAGTCCCAGCTGACCTCGCTGAGTGGTGTGGCCCAGAAGAATTACTTCAACATCCTGGATAAGATCGTTCAGAAGG TTCTTGGTGACCACCAAAACCCTCGCCTGATCAAGGATCTTCTCCAAGACCTCAGCTCCACCCTGTGCATTCTGATCCGAGGAGTGGGGAAGTCCGTGCTGGTGGGAAACATCAACATCTGGATTTGCCGATTAGAGACTGTTCTCCGctggcagcagcagctgcagaatCTTCAGATGACTGAG GTGGACAGCGGCCTGACGCTCAGCGACCTCCCTGTGCACATGCTCAGCAACATCCTGCACAGGTTCTCAGACGGGTGGGACATCGTCACCCTGGGCCAGGTGACCCCGACACTGTTCGCCCTCAGCGAGGACCGGCAGCTGTGGAAGAAGCTCTGCCAGTACCACTTTGGGGAGAAGCAG TTTTGTAGACACTTGATCCTTTCAGAAAAAGGTCACGTGGAGTGGAAGCTGATGTATTTTGCGCTTCAGAAGCACTACCCCACCAAGGAGCAGTACGGAGACACCCTGCACTTCTGCCGGCACTGCAGCATCCTCTTCTGGAAG GACTCGGGCCATCCCTGCACGGCCGCCGACCCGGACAGCTGCTTCACGCCTGTGTCCCCGCAGCACTTCATTGACCTTTTCAAGTACTGA
- the FBXO25 gene encoding F-box only protein 25 isoform X3, with the protein MPFLGQDWRSPGWSWIKTEDGWKRCDAWSQELEGENSQCDIGHGIILNSEDEEIFSNEEHEYASKKRKKDHFRNDTNTQCFYRENWIYVHKESTRERHGYCTLGEAFNRLDFSSAIQDIRRFNYVVRLLQLIAKSQLTSLSGVAQKNYFNILDKIVQKVLGDHQNPRLIKDLLQDLSSTLCILIRGVGKSVLVGNINIWICRLETVLRWQQQLQNLQMTEQVDSGLTLSDLPVHMLSNILHRFSDGWDIVTLGQVTPTLFALSEDRQLWKKLCQYHFGEKQFCRHLILSEKGHVEWKLMYFALQKHYPTKEQYGDTLHFCRHCSILFWKDSGHPCTAADPDSCFTPVSPQHFIDLFKY; encoded by the exons ATGCCATTTTTGGGCCAGGACTGGAGATCTCCTGGATGGAGTTGGATCAAAACGGAAGACGGCTGGAAAAGATGTGATGCATGGAGCCAGGAACTTGAGGGAGAGAACAGCCAGTGTGACATTGGCCACGGCAT TATCTTAAATAGTGAAGATGAAGAAATATTCAGTAATGAAGAACACGAATATGcatccaaaaaaaggaaaaaggaccaTTTTAGAAATGACACAAATACTCAGT GTTTTTATCGTGAAAACTGGATCTATGTCCACAAAGAAAGCACAAGAGAA AGACACGGCTACTGTACTTTGGGAGAAGCTTTTAATCGCTTAGACTTCTCGAGTGCGATCCAGGACATTCGAAGGTTCAATTACGTGGTCAGG cTGTTGCAGCTGATTGCAAAGTCCCAGCTGACCTCGCTGAGTGGTGTGGCCCAGAAGAATTACTTCAACATCCTGGATAAGATCGTTCAGAAGG TTCTTGGTGACCACCAAAACCCTCGCCTGATCAAGGATCTTCTCCAAGACCTCAGCTCCACCCTGTGCATTCTGATCCGAGGAGTGGGGAAGTCCGTGCTGGTGGGAAACATCAACATCTGGATTTGCCGATTAGAGACTGTTCTCCGctggcagcagcagctgcagaatCTTCAGATGACTGAG CAGGTGGACAGCGGCCTGACGCTCAGCGACCTCCCTGTGCACATGCTCAGCAACATCCTGCACAGGTTCTCAGACGGGTGGGACATCGTCACCCTGGGCCAGGTGACCCCGACACTGTTCGCCCTCAGCGAGGACCGGCAGCTGTGGAAGAAGCTCTGCCAGTACCACTTTGGGGAGAAGCAG TTTTGTAGACACTTGATCCTTTCAGAAAAAGGTCACGTGGAGTGGAAGCTGATGTATTTTGCGCTTCAGAAGCACTACCCCACCAAGGAGCAGTACGGAGACACCCTGCACTTCTGCCGGCACTGCAGCATCCTCTTCTGGAAG GACTCGGGCCATCCCTGCACGGCCGCCGACCCGGACAGCTGCTTCACGCCTGTGTCCCCGCAGCACTTCATTGACCTTTTCAAGTACTGA